A DNA window from Acetilactobacillus jinshanensis contains the following coding sequences:
- a CDS encoding diacylglycerol/lipid kinase family protein — translation MKSKYLIIVNNFANGGATKKIWPKIQATLDHRHVNYTATISKYHRNAILIIEEYVKLANSDDVLLVVGGDGTLNEVVNASEKMIRIHPDLSKLPIAYIPTGHRHDFALRHHISLDWQKALDNVLGQGHHVHQVMIGYFDEIIKNQRVYFLNNVGLGLNADLINTLHHSKIGWKALRYFMAFFSLLYNLQSFTMEIYHPHKTTIYPNVFLADISLSNNPKDHHFNLTIIERHNLLIMFYIFFRVLFKHKIKLKSVHYVKVNDLHIGIPTLEYGHADGEELGDRFYDSYYHTTKYPFIY, via the coding sequence TTGAAAAGCAAATATTTAATTATTGTAAATAACTTTGCCAATGGTGGTGCGACCAAGAAGATTTGGCCTAAAATTCAAGCAACGCTAGACCATCGTCACGTCAATTACACGGCAACCATTAGTAAATATCACCGTAATGCAATCCTAATAATTGAAGAATACGTTAAATTAGCTAATTCCGATGATGTCCTATTGGTGGTCGGTGGCGACGGCACTTTAAACGAAGTCGTTAACGCTTCTGAAAAAATGATTAGAATTCACCCTGACTTATCTAAGTTGCCGATTGCTTATATTCCAACCGGACATCGACATGATTTTGCCCTTCGTCATCACATTTCACTGGACTGGCAAAAGGCTTTGGATAACGTATTGGGCCAAGGTCATCATGTGCATCAAGTCATGATCGGATACTTTGATGAAATCATAAAGAATCAACGGGTTTATTTCCTAAATAACGTTGGCTTAGGTTTAAATGCAGATCTAATAAACACACTCCATCATTCTAAGATTGGTTGGAAAGCACTGCGCTATTTCATGGCGTTCTTTAGTTTACTTTACAATTTACAGTCTTTTACAATGGAAATTTATCATCCCCATAAGACCACCATTTATCCAAATGTCTTTTTAGCGGATATTTCCTTAAGTAATAATCCAAAGGATCATCATTTTAACTTAACCATCATTGAAAGACATAATTTGTTGATTATGTTTTACATCTTCTTCAGGGTTCTCTTTAAACATAAAATTAAATTGAAGAGTGTTCATTACGTCAAAGTTAATGATCTACACATTGGCATTCCAACTTTAGAATATGGGCATGCCGATGGTGAAGAACTTGGTGATCGTTTTTACGATTCGTATTATCATACGA
- the rnjA gene encoding ribonuclease J1 — protein MNKLNVKNNEVAIYGVGGLGEIGKNTYGVQFQDEIILIDAGIKFPEQNLLGVDYVIPDYQYLIKNKDKIKALVITHGHEDHIGGVPYLLKYINVPVYAGPLAMSLIKDKLQEHGLLRQAHLHVIEPDSVLKFDKMSVTFFRTTHSIPDTVGVAVHTPCGAVVETGDYKFDLTPVTHEPPDLQEMAKLGRDGVLCLLSDSTNAEKPGWTRSEKWVRYSIRRIFDKATHGRIIFATFASNISRIQSACDAAVSHGRKIAIFGRSMETSLINGQKLGYLKIPDGSLVTAEQLHTIPANKTLIICTGSQGEPLAALSRIANGTHRQISIQPHDTVVFSSNPIPGNTISVNKVINELEEDGANVIHGKINRIHTSGHGRQEEQKLMLRLMKPKFFMPIHGEYRMLKIHVHMAQECGVPKQNCFIMQNGDVLALTKDSARIAGHFAAGDVYIDGNGIGNVGHVVLHDRQLLSEEGLVLVVATINSKSGKVEAGPDLLSRGFVYMRQSGKLLSKGRQICYGAIASLTNNGDTNQVHIKKVIINNLQRFLYQKTRRHPLIIPILVMDNH, from the coding sequence ATGAATAAACTTAACGTCAAAAATAACGAAGTAGCTATTTACGGCGTTGGTGGACTTGGTGAAATTGGTAAAAACACCTACGGAGTTCAATTCCAGGACGAAATCATTTTAATTGATGCCGGAATTAAATTCCCTGAACAAAACCTATTAGGTGTCGATTATGTAATTCCAGATTACCAATACTTAATAAAAAATAAAGATAAAATTAAAGCTCTAGTAATTACCCATGGTCATGAAGATCATATCGGGGGAGTACCCTACTTATTAAAATACATCAACGTACCAGTTTATGCTGGCCCACTAGCAATGTCTTTAATTAAAGATAAATTACAAGAGCACGGTTTATTAAGACAAGCTCATCTGCATGTTATCGAACCTGATTCCGTTTTAAAGTTTGACAAGATGAGTGTTACTTTCTTCAGAACCACCCATTCAATTCCAGATACCGTTGGTGTAGCAGTTCATACACCATGCGGCGCTGTCGTTGAAACCGGTGATTATAAATTTGATTTAACACCCGTTACTCACGAGCCACCGGACCTTCAAGAAATGGCTAAATTAGGTAGAGATGGTGTCTTATGCCTCTTATCTGATAGTACCAATGCTGAAAAGCCCGGTTGGACTAGATCGGAAAAATGGGTTCGGTATTCAATTCGCCGAATTTTCGATAAAGCTACTCATGGTCGGATTATTTTCGCGACCTTTGCATCCAACATTTCCAGAATTCAATCGGCATGTGATGCTGCCGTTAGTCATGGCCGTAAAATCGCCATCTTCGGCCGAAGTATGGAAACGTCTTTAATCAACGGCCAAAAATTAGGCTACCTTAAGATTCCAGATGGATCATTGGTTACAGCAGAACAGTTGCATACCATCCCTGCAAATAAGACCTTAATTATTTGCACCGGATCCCAAGGAGAACCATTAGCCGCCCTATCGCGAATTGCCAATGGAACGCATCGTCAAATTTCAATTCAGCCTCATGACACCGTTGTATTTTCAAGTAATCCAATTCCTGGAAATACCATTAGCGTCAATAAGGTTATTAATGAACTGGAAGAAGACGGAGCCAACGTTATTCACGGTAAAATTAACCGAATTCATACCTCGGGACATGGTCGCCAAGAAGAACAGAAGTTAATGCTTCGTTTAATGAAGCCTAAATTCTTCATGCCAATCCATGGTGAATACAGAATGCTTAAGATTCACGTTCACATGGCACAAGAATGTGGCGTTCCTAAGCAAAACTGCTTCATTATGCAAAACGGAGACGTTTTAGCATTAACGAAGGATTCAGCTAGAATTGCCGGCCATTTCGCCGCCGGAGATGTCTATATTGATGGCAACGGAATTGGCAATGTCGGCCACGTCGTTTTACATGATCGTCAGTTATTATCCGAAGAAGGATTAGTACTAGTCGTCGCAACCATTAATAGTAAATCTGGTAAAGTGGAAGCCGGTCCTGATTTACTGTCAAGAGGTTTCGTCTATATGCGTCAGTCCGGTAAATTATTGAGTAAAGGCCGTCAGATTTGTTACGGTGCCATTGCATCATTAACTAACAATGGTGACACTAATCAAGTCCACATTAAAAAGGTCATTATTAATAACTTACAGCGATTCCTATATCAAAAGACGAGACGACACCCGTTAATCATCCCGATTTTAGTTATGGATAATCATTAA
- a CDS encoding DNA-directed RNA polymerase subunit epsilon produces the protein MIFKVLYQADKTRIPRRETTQTLYLKCDTEMQARIQLEKYTNYNIEYVEPLAGKHLKYEENEPDFKITKFN, from the coding sequence ATGATTTTTAAAGTTTTGTACCAAGCTGATAAAACTCGAATCCCTAGAAGAGAGACCACTCAGACATTATACCTAAAGTGTGATACTGAAATGCAAGCTCGAATTCAATTAGAAAAGTATACCAACTACAATATTGAATACGTTGAACCGCTCGCGGGCAAGCACTTAAAGTACGAAGAAAACGAACCTGATTTTAAAATTACTAAGTTTAATTAA
- the def gene encoding peptide deformylase — translation MILMKDIVRDPNPVLRKQSKRVQFPLSKKDQKLAKDMMQYLEVSQDPKLCKRYGLRAGVGLAAPQVNVSELMAAVLVPDDNDDPHHPQFKAVIINPLIIANSVQRGAMTEGEGCLSVDKDIPGLVHRADRITLQYQDMTGKKHIVRLKNYPAIVCQHEIDHLHGTLFYDHINMKDRFAKQGDEVLFS, via the coding sequence TTGATCTTAATGAAGGACATTGTTAGAGATCCGAACCCGGTTTTAAGAAAACAATCCAAGCGGGTTCAATTTCCATTAAGTAAAAAAGACCAAAAATTAGCTAAAGATATGATGCAGTACTTAGAAGTCAGCCAGGATCCAAAATTATGTAAGCGATATGGCTTGCGAGCCGGTGTTGGTTTGGCTGCACCTCAGGTCAACGTTAGTGAATTAATGGCTGCCGTTTTAGTTCCTGATGATAATGATGATCCACATCATCCCCAGTTCAAGGCCGTCATCATTAATCCCTTAATCATCGCTAATTCCGTTCAGCGTGGTGCCATGACGGAAGGTGAAGGTTGCTTATCCGTTGATAAGGATATTCCTGGACTTGTCCACCGAGCCGACCGAATCACTTTACAGTACCAAGACATGACTGGTAAAAAGCACATTGTTAGATTAAAGAACTATCCAGCAATCGTTTGTCAACATGAAATTGATCATCTTCATGGTACCCTATTTTATGATCACATTAATATGAAGGATCGTTTTGCTAAACAAGGTGACGAAGTTCTATTTAGTTAA
- the typA gene encoding translational GTPase TypA, with translation MKILLKTRQDIRNIAIVAHVDHGKTTLVNQMLAQSDTISSHTHLQDRAMDDNPIERERGITILSKNTAVKYKGKQINILDTPGHADFGGEVERVMRMVDGVLLVVDAYEGPMPQTRFVLKKALDQHLTPIVVINKVDRKGANPKKCVDDVLSLFIDLGADEEQIDFPVIYTSAMNGTSSYSPDVSTQKHTMKPLFDTILKYIPTPIDNSDLPLQFQVAILDYNDFLGRIGIGRVFRGHIKVGDKVTVMKLNGKTQNFTVTKLMGFVGLKKVNIKEAKAGDLIAISGMEDINVGETIVDPSCQEPLPKLRIDPPTLQMTFGANTSPFVGQDGKLVTARQIHDRLMSELHTDVSLKVEDTDNPGAWLVSGRGELHLSILAETMRRQGYELQVSRPKVILRNIHGKLCEPFEDVEISTPPEYAGTIISTLSQRKGKMKKMGNTSTGMNQLQFLVPSRGLIGYTTDFMTMTRGYGIMSHSFSKYLPVIKGWHPGRRNGALVSINQGKATTYAIMGIEHRGTIFTDPGTDVYEGMIVGESSRENDISVNITRGKEMTNVRAAAKDETAKIRTPKHLSLEESLEFLNEDELCEITPHHIRLRKRILNTNARMKAAKHHKHN, from the coding sequence ATGAAGATATTGTTGAAGACAAGACAAGATATTAGAAATATTGCGATTGTTGCCCATGTCGATCATGGTAAGACTACTTTAGTTAACCAGATGTTGGCACAATCGGATACCATATCTTCGCATACTCATCTACAAGACCGTGCAATGGATGATAATCCAATTGAACGTGAACGTGGAATCACTATTTTATCTAAGAATACGGCTGTTAAATATAAAGGTAAGCAAATCAACATTTTAGATACGCCAGGACATGCTGACTTCGGTGGTGAAGTTGAACGTGTTATGCGAATGGTTGATGGTGTTCTTTTAGTTGTTGATGCTTATGAAGGTCCAATGCCACAAACCCGTTTCGTATTAAAGAAAGCATTAGACCAACACTTAACACCAATCGTTGTTATCAACAAAGTTGATCGTAAGGGTGCTAACCCTAAGAAGTGTGTCGATGATGTTTTGAGCTTATTCATTGACTTAGGTGCCGATGAAGAACAAATCGACTTCCCAGTTATTTATACTTCAGCAATGAATGGTACTTCTAGTTACAGTCCTGATGTTTCTACTCAGAAGCACACGATGAAACCATTATTCGATACCATTTTGAAGTACATTCCAACTCCAATCGATAACTCTGATTTACCGTTACAGTTCCAAGTTGCTATTTTAGATTATAACGATTTCTTAGGTCGTATTGGTATCGGTCGTGTATTCCGTGGTCATATCAAAGTCGGTGACAAGGTTACCGTTATGAAATTAAATGGTAAGACTCAAAACTTTACCGTCACTAAGTTAATGGGCTTCGTTGGTTTAAAGAAAGTTAACATTAAAGAAGCCAAAGCTGGTGACTTGATTGCTATTTCCGGTATGGAAGATATCAACGTTGGTGAAACGATCGTTGATCCAAGTTGTCAAGAACCATTACCGAAGTTACGTATTGATCCACCGACCTTACAGATGACGTTTGGTGCCAATACTTCTCCATTTGTTGGCCAGGATGGTAAATTAGTTACTGCTCGTCAGATCCATGATCGTTTAATGAGCGAACTTCATACTGATGTATCTTTAAAGGTTGAAGATACTGATAACCCTGGTGCATGGTTAGTATCTGGCCGTGGTGAATTACACTTATCCATCTTAGCTGAAACCATGCGTCGTCAAGGTTACGAACTACAAGTATCCCGTCCAAAGGTTATTCTTCGTAACATTCATGGTAAGTTATGTGAACCATTCGAAGATGTTGAAATTTCAACACCGCCAGAATATGCTGGTACCATCATTAGTACTTTATCTCAGCGCAAAGGTAAGATGAAGAAGATGGGTAACACCAGTACTGGAATGAACCAGTTACAGTTCTTAGTTCCATCACGTGGCTTAATTGGTTACACGACTGACTTTATGACCATGACCCGTGGCTATGGTATTATGAGTCATTCATTCTCCAAGTACTTACCAGTTATCAAAGGTTGGCACCCAGGTCGTCGTAACGGTGCATTAGTATCCATTAATCAGGGTAAGGCTACTACTTATGCTATCATGGGTATTGAACATCGTGGTACGATCTTTACTGACCCTGGTACCGATGTTTATGAAGGTATGATCGTTGGTGAAAGTAGCCGTGAAAATGATATTTCAGTTAATATCACTCGTGGTAAAGAAATGACCAATGTTCGTGCTGCTGCCAAGGATGAAACTGCTAAGATCAGAACTCCTAAGCACTTATCCTTAGAAGAATCATTAGAATTCTTAAACGAAGATGAATTATGTGAAATTACTCCACACCACATTCGTTTACGTAAGCGAATTCTAAACACTAACGCCCGTATGAAGGCTGCTAAGCATCATAAACATAATTAA
- a CDS encoding FtsW/RodA/SpoVE family cell cycle protein: MKKIINNLYNLDLWIVMPYLILCTTGIIMVYSASSNLGSSPLKFMLKQLIYVIIGIILLVGCSHIRIHKLMNRTVIGCFSALFLIAFFALKFFGQSINGAAGWFTIAGFSLQPSEFSKLFLIIYISNELSKNYKYLIDDNGGLHRFHWLTFWRHRSTKEWAKSMLPPIVYSIVIVGFIYVQPDLGGSIINAAIVIVLIMASGAFNWKQAVGTSCVCIVGLLSFVSFYYIPKALSPAGQNNYQYQRIVAWLQPFQHAQDVGKQLVNSFYAQSNGGVFGVGLGNSVEKTGYLPEPNTDFIMAVIAEELGLIAIIIIMVLLGIIVARTVLIGIRDHDAYYSLICYGVATYMTVEMLFNMGGVVGLLPITGVTFPFISYGGSSMITLSAALGLVLNIDRTQRRRQFAVQVKES; this comes from the coding sequence ATGAAAAAGATAATCAACAATCTTTATAACTTGGATTTATGGATCGTCATGCCATATTTAATCCTGTGTACAACGGGGATTATTATGGTCTATTCCGCGAGTTCTAATCTTGGTAGCAGTCCCTTGAAGTTTATGCTTAAACAGTTGATATACGTCATTATCGGGATCATTTTATTGGTTGGGTGCAGTCACATCCGAATTCATAAATTGATGAATAGAACAGTGATTGGCTGCTTTTCGGCATTGTTCCTAATTGCTTTTTTTGCCTTAAAATTTTTTGGCCAATCAATTAATGGAGCCGCTGGATGGTTTACTATTGCTGGTTTTAGTTTGCAACCGTCTGAATTTTCTAAGTTATTTCTAATTATTTATATTTCAAACGAATTGAGTAAGAATTATAAGTATCTGATAGATGATAATGGTGGGTTGCATCGCTTTCACTGGCTAACGTTTTGGCGACATCGATCAACAAAAGAATGGGCTAAATCCATGTTGCCACCGATCGTATATTCGATTGTGATCGTCGGCTTTATTTATGTTCAGCCTGATTTAGGTGGATCAATTATTAACGCTGCAATTGTAATCGTCTTGATTATGGCTAGTGGGGCATTTAATTGGAAACAAGCCGTTGGAACATCCTGTGTCTGTATTGTTGGATTACTTAGCTTCGTATCATTTTATTATATTCCGAAAGCATTATCTCCAGCTGGTCAAAATAATTATCAGTATCAAAGAATTGTCGCTTGGTTACAGCCGTTTCAACATGCTCAGGACGTTGGTAAACAATTAGTGAATTCCTTTTATGCCCAAAGTAATGGTGGTGTCTTTGGTGTTGGCCTGGGTAACAGTGTCGAAAAGACCGGTTATTTACCTGAACCCAATACCGACTTTATTATGGCCGTAATTGCCGAAGAATTGGGTTTAATTGCAATTATTATCATTATGGTTCTGTTAGGGATCATCGTTGCCAGAACGGTTTTAATTGGAATTCGTGATCATGATGCTTATTATTCATTGATCTGTTATGGAGTAGCTACCTATATGACGGTCGAAATGCTGTTTAATATGGGTGGTGTCGTCGGCTTATTGCCCATTACGGGAGTTACATTCCCGTTTATAAGTTATGGGGGATCCAGTATGATAACTTTGTCGGCGGCGTTAGGACTGGTTCTTAATATTGATCGAACTCAGCGTCGACGTCAATTTGCCGTTCAAGTAAAGGAGTCGTGA
- a CDS encoding YlbG family protein — MKLKIKDRVSLIVYVYSLRQASNLKKYGDLKYVSKRMHYVILYVDKSQLSPIKKRISHLNFVKKIYDSSLSALSKELADRTIKESVKEGD, encoded by the coding sequence TTGAAGTTAAAAATTAAAGATCGCGTTAGTTTAATCGTATACGTATATTCATTGAGACAGGCTTCTAATTTAAAGAAGTATGGTGATTTGAAGTATGTGTCAAAACGAATGCACTACGTTATTCTGTATGTAGATAAATCACAATTATCACCAATTAAGAAACGAATTAGTCACCTAAATTTTGTTAAAAAGATATATGATTCATCATTATCGGCTTTATCAAAAGAACTTGCAGATCGGACGATTAAAGAATCCGTTAAGGAAGGCGACTAA
- the rsmD gene encoding 16S rRNA (guanine(966)-N(2))-methyltransferase RsmD: MRVISGKFGGRTLKGVPSHLTRPTTDKVKESLFNMIGPYFHQQKFLDLFAGSGNVGIEAVSRGCSHATLIDRQYRAYKTILANVKLTRDPKAFTVYKMSASAALHKLSQQDQKFDLVYLDPPYRLQKMVKDLGTLSKLNLLNHHALVICETDTNVKLSDNVENYRLLKQRKYGITLITIYQYVGD, from the coding sequence ATGCGAGTAATATCTGGTAAATTTGGTGGACGAACGCTTAAGGGTGTCCCTAGTCACTTAACTCGACCTACAACGGATAAGGTTAAGGAATCATTATTTAATATGATTGGACCTTATTTCCATCAGCAAAAATTCCTCGATCTTTTTGCTGGATCAGGTAATGTTGGCATTGAAGCCGTTTCAAGGGGTTGTTCACATGCAACCTTGATTGATCGTCAGTATCGAGCATACAAAACGATTTTAGCTAACGTAAAACTGACGCGTGACCCGAAAGCCTTTACGGTATATAAAATGAGTGCTAGTGCGGCATTACACAAGTTATCGCAGCAGGATCAAAAATTTGACTTGGTGTATTTAGATCCACCTTATCGTTTACAGAAAATGGTAAAGGATTTGGGGACATTGTCGAAATTAAATCTTCTTAATCATCATGCCTTAGTGATTTGTGAAACTGATACAAACGTGAAATTATCTGATAACGTTGAAAATTATCGATTACTAAAGCAACGAAAGTATGGAATCACGTTAATTACGATTTATCAATACGTAGGGGATTAG
- the coaD gene encoding pantetheine-phosphate adenylyltransferase, with amino-acid sequence MKIAVYPGSFDPVTLGHIDLIKRSHRLFDKLIVAVGNNMSKKYMFTQEQRINLIKANVQSMKNVQVVPDKGLTIKLTQHFDSHIIIRGLRNSRDLDYEQSIANINHHLDPDVETIFLLARPKYQAISSSILKETFHYGGNISAWVPKNVLKAMNRVQKNHEE; translated from the coding sequence ATGAAAATTGCCGTATATCCAGGAAGTTTTGACCCGGTTACACTGGGCCACATTGATCTGATTAAGCGTTCTCATCGGCTTTTTGACAAATTAATCGTTGCCGTAGGCAATAACATGAGCAAGAAATACATGTTTACTCAAGAACAGCGAATTAATTTGATTAAAGCTAACGTCCAGTCGATGAAAAATGTTCAGGTGGTTCCTGATAAGGGACTAACCATTAAACTAACTCAACATTTTGACTCACACATCATAATTCGTGGTCTACGTAATTCACGTGACTTAGACTATGAGCAGTCGATCGCAAATATCAATCACCATCTTGATCCCGACGTTGAAACGATTTTCTTATTGGCTAGACCTAAATATCAGGCAATTTCATCGAGTATCTTAAAAGAAACGTTTCACTATGGCGGTAATATCTCAGCTTGGGTCCCTAAAAATGTATTAAAAGCAATGAATCGAGTCCAAAAGAATCATGAAGAATAA
- a CDS encoding SepM family pheromone-processing serine protease — MKNKKLSKLSKWLLAIIGVLIFLWLLFWPMPDYIEGPGEANNLNHMVKVNHHFGRYPGKLMLTSVEIAPVHPITYVWAKLNPKYSIESEQNVTGGQNDATYNKIQKFYMTSAINDAKYVAYRNAHRFVKPNYHGIYVLGVMPTSHFHSIIHVGDVITKINGRHFNNAYGYQEYLAHLNHHSKVTVQYLHNNVEHRAISHLTHLPGSNRWGIGVILTDDDSIKTKIPVHVNSEQIGGPSGGLMLTLQMYSQIKPVNITKGRKIAGTGTIDPKGDVGEIGGIDKKIIAAKRQGATIFFAPYIKPTKKVLKYEPGHLTNYELAKRTAHKYAPNMKIVPVSNFHQALKYLIRT; from the coding sequence ATGAAGAATAAGAAACTATCTAAACTTTCGAAATGGTTACTAGCAATCATTGGTGTTCTTATCTTTTTATGGCTGTTATTTTGGCCAATGCCAGACTATATTGAGGGTCCAGGTGAAGCCAATAATCTTAATCATATGGTTAAAGTTAATCATCACTTTGGTCGATACCCTGGTAAATTAATGTTGACTTCAGTTGAAATTGCTCCGGTTCATCCAATCACTTATGTTTGGGCAAAATTAAACCCTAAATACTCAATTGAGAGTGAGCAAAACGTTACCGGTGGTCAAAATGACGCTACTTATAATAAGATCCAAAAATTTTATATGACTAGTGCGATTAATGACGCTAAATACGTTGCGTATCGAAATGCGCATCGGTTTGTAAAGCCAAATTATCACGGGATTTATGTCTTGGGTGTGATGCCAACGTCACATTTCCATTCCATAATTCACGTGGGTGACGTAATTACTAAAATCAATGGTCGTCATTTTAATAATGCTTATGGCTATCAAGAATATCTGGCTCATCTCAACCATCATTCTAAAGTTACGGTTCAATATCTTCATAATAATGTGGAACATCGGGCCATTTCCCACTTAACACATTTACCTGGTAGTAATCGGTGGGGGATTGGTGTTATCTTAACCGATGATGATTCCATTAAGACCAAGATTCCAGTTCACGTTAATTCGGAACAAATTGGCGGTCCTTCGGGAGGTTTAATGTTGACGCTTCAAATGTATAGTCAGATTAAGCCCGTTAATATAACTAAGGGTCGTAAGATTGCGGGTACCGGAACGATTGATCCAAAAGGTGACGTTGGTGAAATCGGTGGCATTGATAAAAAGATTATTGCAGCTAAACGTCAGGGTGCCACGATCTTCTTTGCTCCGTATATCAAGCCAACTAAAAAAGTATTGAAGTATGAGCCAGGTCACTTAACTAATTATGAATTGGCTAAACGGACTGCGCATAAGTATGCACCAAACATGAAAATTGTCCCAGTTAGTAATTTTCATCAGGCATTGAAGTACTTAATTCGAACTTAA
- a CDS encoding helix-hairpin-helix domain-containing protein: protein MDRIKEIIDEYKLKIIITLFVIIGILLIALFIMMTGQHSDQSDSVQNSQMSSTNNMQHANQTSEGMHRHYQSEFIDIEGAVKRPGVYQFTNNMRIDDAVNLAGGLNSSADRKHINLAKKLIDQQTVYIPVKGEIKGIPQSVNDNGDSGSGSNSTDSSNGSGKINLNTADVKQLQTIDGIGEKRAEKIIDYRKSHGNFSKIDDVKNISGIGDKFLANIKAHVTL, encoded by the coding sequence ATGGATAGGATTAAGGAAATTATTGATGAGTATAAGCTAAAAATTATTATTACGTTATTTGTGATCATTGGAATTTTGTTGATTGCCTTATTTATCATGATGACAGGTCAACATAGTGATCAAAGTGATTCGGTTCAAAATAGCCAGATGTCATCAACTAATAACATGCAACATGCCAATCAAACGTCTGAAGGGATGCACAGACATTATCAATCTGAATTTATTGATATCGAAGGTGCTGTTAAACGGCCGGGCGTTTATCAATTTACTAATAATATGCGGATTGACGATGCCGTTAATTTAGCGGGTGGCTTGAATTCATCAGCAGATCGAAAGCACATTAATTTAGCTAAAAAATTAATCGATCAACAGACTGTGTATATTCCTGTCAAAGGTGAAATTAAGGGGATCCCTCAGTCCGTTAATGATAATGGTGATTCCGGGAGTGGATCAAATTCTACCGATTCTAGTAATGGTTCTGGTAAAATTAATTTGAACACTGCTGACGTTAAGCAGCTCCAGACAATTGACGGAATTGGTGAAAAACGAGCCGAAAAGATTATTGATTATCGAAAGAGTCATGGTAACTTTAGTAAGATTGACGATGTCAAA